The Oncorhynchus clarkii lewisi isolate Uvic-CL-2024 chromosome 20, UVic_Ocla_1.0, whole genome shotgun sequence nucleotide sequence gagaaggtTCTGCATAGAGAATATGACTATGTCCTGGTCACTCCTCCCATACCCATGAGAATTCAGGAGATTAGTGAAATCACTATCCCAGTCTACGGTCCGACCACCACACGGTGTCCCAGCAATGAAGTCTAGAGAAGAACCTACATAACAGCATTCAAAAGTTTCATTTCGTTTATAAAACCATGACAATGAGAATTACATGTTGCTTACAAATGTAGGAGATTATTTGTCATGCAAATTAGTTTGTATATCCTAAAGAATATTTGTGTATTTTGAATTTTTAAGTGTTTCAATGTAAAAGTCACATTTGGACTCTATCCAATCACTGTTAAGACTTTGTTGGACATATACTGTGTAACTTATGCAAGGATTTGTACATAAAGagagtttatttttttataaaaaatcaTAATTAAACACCGACGATGTGTACATATGAATTGTAATTATACTGATTCTAAGGCATGCCTACTATTCAAATGGCCCAGAAACCACGGTTTGATGCCGGAGACCCAATGTATCAAGTTGATAACTAtgtatgaatttatttaaatgcaATGATGTAATAATTGTTTCGATTTTCTATCACAATATTCGAAAGAAAATAAACGTTGAAATACCGTTTTGAAACCTTCATCTTGTCCCTGACTTATTTCTGTTCACTCACTCCTACATCAACCTATTTTAAGACATGCTACTCTTAGTCCTGGAGGGATAAGGGAGCTCAATGAAAGTGCTTCTATGTTATTAAACAGGCATATTAATCAAGGCACTTAGCCCCCTTTGACAATTAAATAATAGCCCTACAATTGGAGCCGAGAGGTGTCGCTATTGAAAAAACTGTGCGCTCTGACAGGACAGTGGAGGAGTGAAGGGGGACATTTCACCTACAACCGAATATAAACGGCGAACCTCGTCTCgtctacatttgattgataaTTTAGTTTGACTATTGGCAACAAAACGATCTTGCGGTCTAATCATTCTCGCCAGAGGCTAGCAGTCGGAGCCAATCAAACTCATCAATAAGATTAACATACTCATCCGTGTATATTATAATCTCCAGGGGTTTCTGCATGTCTAAAGAGTCTAATACAGTCTGTAAACCGACCTCCTCAAGGCACAGAATAGAAAACAGTTGCGCACAGCACTCAATTAAAACGCACACGCCCAATGGGCGCCTATGCGTAAATGCACGCCTGATACGTTTGGATAGAGAACTATAGTCGATTGACTATTGCCTTTAACCACAGGATGTAATTCATGTGTTTGGTAACAAAACATGTAATGATAACTCAATCAGCGCACATACAGCTGGGAACTAGATATCCCACGTCTCCTTTGAGATAAGCATTTTGGATGGATATTTGTTCCCATGGGGCCTTCACTGAGTGGCCCATACTGTATCGTTAGCTCGAGATAGGATGCCACACATTCCACCTCGGACCTTCGGCCCGTTagaactgagggagggagggagggaggaagggagggaggaagggagagactaCTACAACAGCAGCTCAGATCCCCTCTGACTGAGCGTATTGGATGTTCCAGGGTGATTTAAGGAAAGGCTTCCGTACAGCCTCTGCATCAGCTGTGCACGTTTACATCATTTGTGTTCCACATACGGAACAATCCGCGTTCCCGTTAGAATCGGACTCCCAAAGAAATGTTGGAGAAATACAGACGTTTTCCACTGCGCATCATATATGCCTGTCAAATGTAAATACACACATTTTGACAAAGGGCTTTCTTAGGTTGTGTAGGCCCACGCTGTCTGGACGCGTTTTGCACAGAAGGTAGCGCACTTGCCCTGTTGTTGGTTCAAGATCCGAACAGCCTGTTCTCTCTCAGTCTTCCAAAGCCATAACATCGTTCTACTCTGCATTCCTTGATGGACCCCTGTCCCGAGGCAGGGCGCCAAGCCAACATAATGACCATTTTAAAAGATTCCCGGTGTGGCACGCCGCACGCGCATACTTTCCACCGGGTTTTGGGGGGATTTATTTCTCCAGGCAGGTAATATAACAATCATCGCGCATGAATAGGCAGTTTGGTTAGCCCTGCCctgtcccagagagagagagagagagagagagagagagagagagagcacgagagagagagagagagagtgcacgagagagagagagagagagagagagacagagagggaggattaGTGGACACCTTTGCTCAGGCTCTCAGACCCACTCGCAGCCATGGCCGAGAGTTCAGATAAAGTGCCCATCGCTTTAGCGGGACCCGAGGACCTGCAACAGTTTATGCCACCTGTAAGTAGACTATCATATATCGTTGCTTGAGTTTCTAAATGATATACCTGTGCCAGATAGCCTAGGCTAGGGTCAGTAACTTTATGTGGCTAATCTTTATGTAGGTGTTGATGTTGAGTTGGACTTTATGAAGGCAACGCATTATAAATTATTTATAAAcctttttttacaaaaaaaattcAATTTGCGAACCCAGTATAGGTGGCATTCATGTAAATGATTGATGTGTTCATCTCAGGCATACACTGCGGTGGCAGTTAAACCGGTGGCCACCGGCCGCCTGCTGAAGTCCGGGATTGTGGTTTTGATCGCCGGGGCAATACTGCTGCTGTTCGGGGCTATCGGAGCTTTTTACTTCTGGAATATTAACGACAAACATGTAAGAGTTTTAACATGAATCCTTCTGTAATAATGGACTACAGCGAATTCAAGAGGCATTGGGCCTTGAACCAGCGACTCTAGTCTCTGGCAGGCCTAATGTTAAAAGCTGATAAATCATATCATTGTGTTGAGCTACGCCATTTAGGTGTTGGAGCGCTTAGTAGAAGTCAAGAGCGTATGATGAATGGAAGCCTTGTGTTTCTGAGActtgggcgggggggggggggggggggggggggggctcataggGTCCTGCTGATGTCCCGGGGACGAGAGGTGTAATCGAGGTAAGCCTAGGCTACTGTCGAATAATAAAACAATTATGTATATGATTTGAATGCATTTGGTAGCTATAGGCCTGCATGAGTTTAAATGCATTGCCTGAACGAGAATAGGAAAATCATTTGGTTGTTTTTGTTGCTGCTTCTaggatggagatgggggtgtcaACGAAGCCCACCCATTATGAAGAAGGAGAAGAAAACACTCCTGCCCCCGAGCCAGATAGagaatctacccccccccccccccccccgcacagaCCAAACTCCTTCTTACAGGTGTTATAacattccctgtgtgtgtgtgtgtgtttgtgtgtgtgtgttgcaggtctACAACGTCCACTACAGCATGAGTATTAATGGTAAGGTGGAGGAGGGCTCTATGGAGATTGATGCTACCAACAACATGGAGAGGTTCCGTACTGGGAGTGGAAAGGAGGAGGCAGTGGAGGTCCACGACTTCCAGATTGTACgtttgaaacaacaacaacagaaataaTTCCAATTGGTATATTGAATGCTAAATCAATTTTGTAACATGTCAGATGCACATTGTTATTTTCTTTACAAGCAACTTCCTCTCCACCGCAGGGTATAACTGGTATCCGGTTTGCTGGAGGAGAGAAGTGTTACATTAAGACCCAGGTCAAAGCTCATCTGCCTGACGTGGAAACACTCAACAAAGACTCTCTTCTATTCGACCTGGTAGGAATGACctgctctcctgctctctctctctcgtctttctGGCTGTGTGCATTTCTGGGTTACCTACGACCACGACACACCTATCTCTACTGTCAGACACAGTTAACATTGGTTGTGTGTTGTGGGGGGTTGGGGTAGATATAGAGACTGAGTTCATTTAAGCGATTACAGGAGAGATGTATGATGAACTGAGTGGTTTACTGGCtgggttgtgtggttgtgtgtgtgtgtgtctgtggttagTTGGCTTGGATGTGTTTAGCCCGAGGGTAAGGGCTTGTACATGTAAAGGAAGAGATTGTAGCAGATTGGTATCCAGCCCCAAACAtgagctctctctcgctctgatcTGGAGGATCTCTTCTGCCACAAACTATCCCCAAACAAGACCTGTGATCTGGACTCACCTGACGTACATAACTCCCCCACCCCCCATACCGCAAGTCATGTGTGATAACCCTAACTGTCATGTTGTCCATTTCTCTCAAagtgaagtcagttaagaagtaTTGATGGGAAGGTGAGCCGAGAGgacacccacacccacccgccagcaaacacacatacacacgcgcgTGCCGCTCAGAGAGAGGGATTGCTTTCACTCGTGAGTCATGTtttcacagtctctctctggccAAACTGAAATGAGGCGGGTTGGATCAACACACTGATCTTAACATCATCTGAACAAGCCTGTCAAGCTGTCACAGTGCTGCAAgatgtctgtgtttctgtctgcgcgtTTGTGAGTGCGTGTAAGCTGTCCCACTGCCCAAATGAGGCTTTCTGATTATTTAAATCAGTTAGCGCTGTGTATGCTCCATGCACACATCATTAAACATCACGGAGGCCATCGCAGGCCatcgcacgcacacgcacacgcctCTCTGCCTCGTCAACAGCCGTTTATTTATTCCACTGTGTGTGCTAGacagtgtatgtttgtgtgtatgttggGCTCAGTGAGATGTGGTTATAATAGTAGCTGCAGGCTGGTCTTCCAACAATATCTCAGTATTTAAATTTCGTCCAGGTGGCATAAATGTCTATGGGTGAAGTGAAAGTacaatacatgaccaaaagtacttggacacctgcttgtcgaacaacTCATTCCAAAAAcaagggcattaatatggagtttgtcccccctttgctgctattacagcccccactcttttgggaaggctttcctttcatgaagctcctgacgaacagttcttgtgctgacattgcaaactgacttgttggaaaggtgccagGTCGAGTggcactgagctcttcagtaaggccattctactgccaatgttcgtctatggagattgcatggctgtgtgatcaattttatacacctgtcagcaatgggtgtggctgaaatagcagaatccacaaatttgaaggggtgtccacatacttttgtatatataatataaGTAAGGATTAAGGTTGGTACCATAAAAACCTTGACGGTTAAGTTTAGGCAATAactctgactggttaaggtaagggttaaggtttgtgaCAGGGTGAAAACAGAAACCATTTTAAACGAttgcctagcactgggattgaacccgcGATCCTCGCCTGGCAAGCCGCTCGAGAGTAATATGTGCTCAGGTTGCCCCTATTGGACGGTAATTGAaggcatctcccaacgtcctcgggACGTGGACAAACGTTGAATACGGAAGTCTATCGGGTGTGATCTTGCTGGGTTATCGGTTGTGATTTAGTGATGGGAAATATGGGCACGATAAACTCTTATCAGtgtcaacacacaaacacagacaaacacagacagacagagagaatgggTTAGGTAAACTCATCAGTCCTGCACTGGAGAACGCTTGCTGTTGTTTGCACCCCAAGCTAATAatttaaaatgaaaaataaaagtgtgtacaTGTAGGTTAGATGATAGCATTCCCCTAACTATCTATTACCTGTTGAGTAACCAGTAACATGTATATTACTCTAGTAATACAATCATATTATTCatgttagcagtgtgtgtgtgcatgtgtgtgtgtttgatctaCACATCAGCAGGGAGACTTTATAAAATGTAGGCCATCCTGCTTTTCCGTTCAGCTTGTTGACTTGATGTGAATGATTCTTGACGTTGTTGAAGCGCCTAAACGCTGGAGAGAATCTGAGGGCTTCTCATAGACAGGAGAGCTCCTGTGTCTTCGGCTGAATCTACCCTTGGGGATGAGTAAAGTACGTTTCTAACCCAGATCCAATCTGTCTGTCTAATGAACACCAGGTCAGGAACTATATATTTACAAGAAGGCTTGAGGGATATCCCTTTTGCGCTATGCACTTTGCTTGGTTTCATTAAGAAAACATGCAAAGGGTTAAAACAGACAATGAGGAACGAGACAGGAAACCACATCAAAACAAACAAGGGGGTCGAAAGAGTCGCAAGAATATTGCAATTATACAAGAAAATTCTACTGGAAAATCAGTCAGACAGTGTAAGCCCAGGGACATTCCTTAaaagcttgtctgtctgtctgtctgtcaacacgGTAGAGCCCAGAGCtactttttttgtttctttttgtttttattgTCACATCCACTGGTGCAGTGAAATGGGTTGTTTTAATTGGGCTCGATTCAATCTGTAGCGCTGAAGACCTGCACGGTCGAAATTTAAACCCAAATGTTCCAAGCGTTCGCGGAACACTGCGTTCACGCCACGGTAAACTGCACATGTCGGCTCAAATGGGAATGACCTTTAAACTTCAATCACGCCGCAGCGCAGATTTTCAACGCTGTAGATTGAATATAGGCCTTATAGGATACACATTTTAATCTTCATCCTGTAATTACATTACTCCAcccccccatatctctctctccaggaggATGAGGTGATGCCTGCTAAGTTTGAGGAGGACTCTCTGATCTGGGTGGCGGCTGACATGCCCCTCTCTGACCCCACCTTCCTCAGCTCCAAGATCCGCGATTTGTGTGGAGACCTGCCAATCTTCTGGCTCCGCCCTACCTACCCCAACGGTACCCAATTAGCACCTTTATATTCTCACACACAAGTCCTAATATGGGAGTAGTAAAGTGTGCATTTGAAGGACAACAATAAGTTGTGAAAGCGACTGGTCATCTCCAAACaatgcacatagcaacataagCAAAACAGTACAATTAGTGTTTTCTTTtcacaattagtgtataaaacattaaaaacacctttctaataatgagttgcaccccccaccccttttccctcagaacagcctcaatttgtcaggacatggactctacaaggtgctgaaagcgtttcacagggatgctgtcccatgttgactccaatgcttcccacagttgtgtcaagttggctcgatgtcctttgggtggtggaccattcttgatacacacaggaaactgttgagcgtgaaaacacagcagcgttgcagttcttgacacaaaccggtgcgcctcgcacctactaccataccctgttcaaaaggcacttcaatcttttgtcttgcccattcaacctctgaatggcacacatacacaatccatgtctcaattgtctccaaacttaaaaatccttctttaacctgtttcccccccttcatctacactgattgaagtggatttaacaagggacaccaataagggatcacctggattcacctggtcagtctgtcatggaaagagatggtgttcttaatgttttgtacactcagtgtaggtgTGGTGCTTCCAAAGGGGGCTCCAATAACACCCCGATATCAACATATGTTGTGTTGGCCTAGGTGGCATATTGACGGTCTCTGTGCTCTCCCCAGGtgggcagaggaagaggagggcagCCCCCCGGCAGCGCCGCCAGGCACCGGGGGCAGAGGAGGAAGTGGACCCGGAAGCAGAATTTAACCCTGAGAACCCCTATCACGTGAGTGCCTTCGCCCACTCAATCAGCGTGCTGTGTAACTTCAAACTCCAGCAGCACAGCTCGAATGTTTGGCCTTCATAGACCGTGTTTGCTGTGTCACCACAGGCCTGTTCTAGCAACCAGACTGCACATCCTCTTAGAGACACAGTATAATGTTACGCGCTCACGCCCATGTCAACAGCTGAGCGTCTGACAACGGGTCAAATGGTTCCTGTCCCGTCTCTCTCCCAGCATGCACAGCTGTGTGAGCAGGAACAGATGCTGGGTTCACGGCATCACCCTGAGCGGCCACGCTTGTCACCCcaactgtgtgtgggtgtgtgtgtgcacgcctgTCCctcagagcatgtgtgtgtgtgtgtgtgtgtgtgtgtgtgtgtgtgtgtgtgagagagagagagatcgctgTCACCCTGAGTCTGTCTGCGCCTCAGAGACTCCTTTACAATACCAATCTAAAGTTCCATTGAGGCTCTGTGTGAATAGCTCCACTATGAATCTCCCCACGCCCTGTACCCCCTCCATGTGTAGGCCTCTAGACTCCCCCTAATCCTGACTGCTCCTCCCCCAGACATCCCCAGACCACCACAGACATAGAACAGACATAGAACTCAGTGTTTGCATTTCAGATAAACCATTAAATAAGAAATTATATTTCTTAGTTCTTCAGAGATGCATTTCTACATAGACATGTCTACAGATGCTGCTACTACCAGTATTTAACACGACTTCTCCCCTCTCACTCAACCTGTAGCGTGGTCTGGAGGGCGAGGACGGCACAATGACCTTTGACCCCATGCTGGACCACCAGGGCGTGTGCTGTACGGAGTGCCGGAGGAGCCACACCCAGTGCCAGAGGATCTGTGAGCCCCTGGGCGGGTTCCAACCCTGGCCCTACCACTACCGCGGGTGCAGGGTGGCATGCAGAGTCAT carries:
- the LOC139377396 gene encoding leukocyte cell-derived chemotaxin 1-like: MAESSDKVPIALAGPEDLQQFMPPAYTAVAVKPVATGRLLKSGIVVLIAGAILLLFGAIGAFYFWNINDKHVYNVHYSMSINGKVEEGSMEIDATNNMERFRTGSGKEEAVEVHDFQIGITGIRFAGGEKCYIKTQVKAHLPDVETLNKDSLLFDLEDEVMPAKFEEDSLIWVAADMPLSDPTFLSSKIRDLCGDLPIFWLRPTYPNGGQRKRRAAPRQRRQAPGAEEEVDPEAEFNPENPYHRGLEGEDGTMTFDPMLDHQGVCCTECRRSHTQCQRICEPLGGFQPWPYHYRGCRVACRVIMPCRWWVGRILGIL